In Blattabacterium cuenoti, the genomic stretch ATTTAAAAAAACAAGCAATTTTTGTTATTCCTTCTTTTATTCCCCATTCATTAGACATTCCAGCATTAATCTCTAAAATGTATTTTATATTTATAGTTGAAGGAAAGTTTATTATTTCTATATCTTTCATAGGACTCACGTATTTATCCAAATAAATAACAGTATCAAATTGATTGATATATACAAAATCTAAAGGAATTCGAACATCTTTCATATTTATTTTTTTATATTCCTCTTTATTTTTTAATAAAAACAACATTCCTCTGTTTTTTTTTAAAATAGATCTATACTTCAATCCATTTCTTCTATCTGTATCTCGATGTGCCAATTCCACATCTATTTTTTTTATGATATAATTATTATTTGTAAAATACAATTCTCCATCTTTAATAAATTTTATCTCTAATAAATTTCCAATATCTAAAAAAAGATCAGAATCGTAAGGAATTCTCTCAGAAGAATTTATGAAAAAACACATAATTATTATTATCAAATAAAAAAAAACGTTAATTTTTTTCATAAAAAGAAAAAATATTTTCTAATTTTTGACAAATTAAAAAGTAAAAATCCAAAAATAATAAAAGGTATACTCAACCATTGTCCTGTATTCAGAGATAAAAAATTAATAACTTCTTCTCCTTGTGGTTCTTTTATAAATTCTATTAAAAAACGTACAGACCATAGTAAAATAAAAAAAATTCCAGATAAGAATCCATCATATTCATACTTTTTTCTTCGATTTTCATATAAATACCAAATCAATAAAAAAATTGATAAATAACCAATAGATTCATAAATTTGTGCAGGATGCCTAGGAACAATTTCACCATATTCTGTATCCATTTTTGAAAATTTGACCCCCCAAAGGAGTTGATCACTACATGGTTTTCCTACTATTTCAGAATTAAAAAAATTTCCGATTCTAATAAAAACTGCAGATATTGATACAGGAATGCATAATCGATCACATAACCAAATAAAAGATTTTTTGTTTAGTATTTTCTTACTGTAAAAGAAACTAGATAAAATAATTCCTACAGTTGCTCCATGACTAGATAATCCTCTGTAACCAACAAATTCATAACCTTTTATAAATCCTAACAAAATATTATGTTTATTATGTCTAATCGGAAGAAAAGCTTCAATCCAATGATCTGAAAAATATGATAAATCATAAAAAAAAATTTGACCGACCCTTGCTCCTAAAAAAGAACCAAAAAAAGTATAGACAAATAAAGAATCTAAATATTTTTTATGTACATTATCATTGTTATAAATATATTTCATAATATACCATCCTAATGAAAAAGAAATTATAAACATTAGACTATAAATATGAATAGAAAAACCTTTCCATAAATTAAATTTGGAAACTGGATCCCAGTTAATATATTCTAATGTTTTCATTATATGTTATGATTTTTTAGAATAATAGTCTGATGGGCCCCAAGGGTTACATTTGAAAATTCTTATCATACTTATAAAAATTGCTTTGAAAAGATTCCATTTTTTTAATGATGAAATCATATAACTTGAACAAGTTGGTATATATCTACAGTTATTCCCTATCCATGGAGATATACCTATTTGGTATAATCTTATAATTTTTATCAAAAATATTTTTATAGTTTTCATAACTATTGTTTGTATCAATTTTAGTTTAGTTTAATGGTTTTTAATAAAATTTAAGGAAGATCCGGCTTTGAACCATTGAATTTGTCTCTTATTATAAGAATGACAAACTATAATTTTTTCTTGAAATTTATTTTTGTGAATTAATTCTACTTCTATATTTTCATTGTTATAACATATATTTTTTATATAAAAATGAAATGAATCTTCTTCCTGTATTTTATAATAATCATCAGAATTTAAAAAAGTTAAAGCTAAAATTCCTTGTTTTTTTAAATTCGTTTCATGTATTCGAGAAAAAGATTTAACAAGAACAACACGTACTCCTAAAAAACGAGGTTCCATTGCTGCATGTTCTCTTGAAGAACCTTCTCCATAATTATCTTCTCCTACAATCAGGGTTTGTATGTTTTTTGAATTATAAAATTTAGCCACATTATAGATTGTTTCATAATTCCCTGTTATAATATTTTTTATTTTATTTTTTTCATTATTAAAGGCATTCACAGCTCCCATTAACAAATTTTCGGAAATCTTTTTAAGATTTCCTCTATATTTTAACCATGATCCAGCCATAGAAATATGATCGGTCGTACATTTTCCTTTAGTTTTTATTAAAAGTCTAATGTTCATAAAATGATTCCCATCCCATGGAAAAAATTTTGGTAAAATCTGTAATCGTTTAGAATTTTTTTTTATAATAACGGATATATTTTCTTTTTTTGAAAATTTTTCATATCCTAATTTTTTCATATCAAAATTACTCGTAGGAGTTTCCATTGATTTAGGTTCTTCGAATTTTACATATTCGCCTATTTCATTTTTTAACATATCTTTTCTAGGATCAAATGTTAAATTTCCAGAAAAAACTAAAGCGGTAACAATTTCTGGAGAAGCTATAAAAGCATGTGTTTTTGGATTTCCATCATTACGAGATGAGAAATTTCTATTGAAAGTATGAACTATTGTATTTTCTGAATTTTTTTTATTTTCTTTTCTAATCCATTGTCCTATGCAAGGCCCACAAGCATTAGAAAAAATTTTAGCTCCAATTTCTTTAAAGAGAGATAAAAAACCTTTTTTTTTTATAAGAGAAAGAACTCTTTTGGATCCAGGTGAAATCATATATTCTGAATTAATTTTCAATTTCTTCTTTTTTGCTTGTTGAATGATTGAGATTGCCTTTGAAAAATCTTCATAAGAAGAATTTGTACATGAACCAATTAATCCTACTTCAATTTTAGTTGGCCAATTATTTTTATATGCTTCTTTTTTCATTTTAGAAATAGGTGTTGCTTTATCTGGAGTAAAAGGTCCATTAATATATGGTTCTAAAATATCTAAATCTATTGTTATTACTTTATCATAATAATTGCATGGTTTTTGATAAACTTCTGGATCTGCTTTTAAAAAATATTTTATTTTTTCTGCCATATCAGATATCTGATCCCTTCCATTTTTATTCAAAAAATTTTTCATATTAATATCATAAGGGAATAAAGACGCAGTAGCTCCTATTTCTGCTCCCATATTACATATGGTAGCTTTACCAACACAAGAAATGCTATTTGTTCCTTTTCCAAAATATTCAATAATATGATTTGTAGCTCCTGAAACTCCAATCATTCCAGATAATTTTAGTATGACATCTTTGGGAGAAGTCCATCCACTAATTTTTCCTTTTAAATAGACTCCAATTATTTTAGGAAATTTCAGCTCAAGTAATGATCCAGACATAACTTCAGCTGCATCTGATCCTCCAATTCCTATTGCGAGCATCCCCAAACCTCCGGCGTTAGGTGTATGAGAATCTGTTCCTATAATCATTCCTCCAGGAAATGCATAATTTTCTAAAAAAACCTGATGGATAATACCTGATCCAGGACCCCAAAAGTCTATTCCATATTTATGAGATGCAGATCTCAAAAAAGTATAAATTTCTTTATTTTGTTTCGTAGCATTTTTTAAATCTAAATAAGAACCATTTTTAGCCAATATGAGATGATCGCAATGAATAGAAGTAGGAATGGCCGTTTTATATTTTTTAGTTTGCATAAATTGAAGCAAAGTCATTTGAGCTGTTGCATCTTGCATTATAATACGATCAGGTAAAAAATCTATATAAGAATTTCTAAAATTCCTTTTTAAATCTCCGACTAAATGAGAATATAAAATTTTTTCAGAATAAGTCATAGGACGATCTATCACTTTTCTTATTTTTTCAATTTTATGTAAAAAATTTGAATAAAAATTCCGAATCATATCAAGATCAAAAACCATATTGATTTTTTAAATAATATACATAAATTATGTTTTTTTTAAAAAGACATTTATTTTTTTGTAAAATTCATAAGGATTATCTATATGAATCCAATGATCAGATTTTT encodes the following:
- the yidD gene encoding membrane protein insertion efficiency factor YidD, producing the protein MKTIKIFLIKIIRLYQIGISPWIGNNCRYIPTCSSYMISSLKKWNLFKAIFISMIRIFKCNPWGPSDYYSKKS
- a CDS encoding DUF192 domain-containing protein translates to MCFFINSSERIPYDSDLFLDIGNLLEIKFIKDGELYFTNNNYIIKKIDVELAHRDTDRRNGLKYRSILKKNRGMLFLLKNKEEYKKINMKDVRIPLDFVYINQFDTVIYLDKYVSPMKDIEIINFPSTINIKYILEINAGMSNEWGIKEGITKIACFFKLNN
- a CDS encoding aconitate hydratase, producing the protein MVFDLDMIRNFYSNFLHKIEKIRKVIDRPMTYSEKILYSHLVGDLKRNFRNSYIDFLPDRIIMQDATAQMTLLQFMQTKKYKTAIPTSIHCDHLILAKNGSYLDLKNATKQNKEIYTFLRSASHKYGIDFWGPGSGIIHQVFLENYAFPGGMIIGTDSHTPNAGGLGMLAIGIGGSDAAEVMSGSLLELKFPKIIGVYLKGKISGWTSPKDVILKLSGMIGVSGATNHIIEYFGKGTNSISCVGKATICNMGAEIGATASLFPYDINMKNFLNKNGRDQISDMAEKIKYFLKADPEVYQKPCNYYDKVITIDLDILEPYINGPFTPDKATPISKMKKEAYKNNWPTKIEVGLIGSCTNSSYEDFSKAISIIQQAKKKKLKINSEYMISPGSKRVLSLIKKKGFLSLFKEIGAKIFSNACGPCIGQWIRKENKKNSENTIVHTFNRNFSSRNDGNPKTHAFIASPEIVTALVFSGNLTFDPRKDMLKNEIGEYVKFEEPKSMETPTSNFDMKKLGYEKFSKKENISVIIKKNSKRLQILPKFFPWDGNHFMNIRLLIKTKGKCTTDHISMAGSWLKYRGNLKKISENLLMGAVNAFNNEKNKIKNIITGNYETIYNVAKFYNSKNIQTLIVGEDNYGEGSSREHAAMEPRFLGVRVVLVKSFSRIHETNLKKQGILALTFLNSDDYYKIQEEDSFHFYIKNICYNNENIEVELIHKNKFQEKIIVCHSYNKRQIQWFKAGSSLNFIKNH
- the lgt gene encoding prolipoprotein diacylglyceryl transferase, which gives rise to MKTLEYINWDPVSKFNLWKGFSIHIYSLMFIISFSLGWYIMKYIYNNDNVHKKYLDSLFVYTFFGSFLGARVGQIFFYDLSYFSDHWIEAFLPIRHNKHNILLGFIKGYEFVGYRGLSSHGATVGIILSSFFYSKKILNKKSFIWLCDRLCIPVSISAVFIRIGNFFNSEIVGKPCSDQLLWGVKFSKMDTEYGEIVPRHPAQIYESIGYLSIFLLIWYLYENRRKKYEYDGFLSGIFFILLWSVRFLIEFIKEPQGEEVINFLSLNTGQWLSIPFIIFGFLLFNLSKIRKYFFFL